The proteins below are encoded in one region of Gammaproteobacteria bacterium:
- a CDS encoding ABC transporter ATP-binding protein, whose protein sequence is MNKDSMESVLEVKGLAKSVVGPAGSLTILKQVDLTVCAGEAVAILGASGSGKSTLLGLLAGLDEPTDGEVCLFGRTFSSLDEDARATLRAGQVGFVFQSFQLLPRLTALENVMLAMELAGQIGDARARAEQTLSEVGLGERLGHYPRQLSGGEQQRVALARAFAVQPRILFADEPTGNLDERTGAQVIDLMFRMREAHDASLVLVTHDPSLAGRCERRLRLEEGVLKEVP, encoded by the coding sequence ATGAACAAAGACTCCATGGAATCCGTACTCGAGGTCAAGGGGCTGGCCAAGTCCGTGGTGGGACCTGCGGGAAGCCTGACGATTCTCAAGCAGGTTGACCTGACGGTGTGCGCCGGTGAGGCGGTGGCCATTCTCGGCGCTTCAGGCTCGGGCAAGTCGACCTTGCTCGGTCTGCTCGCCGGACTGGATGAGCCGACCGACGGCGAGGTCTGTTTGTTCGGGCGCACGTTTTCCTCGCTGGACGAAGACGCCCGCGCCACCTTGCGGGCCGGTCAGGTCGGATTCGTTTTCCAGTCCTTTCAGTTGCTGCCCCGCCTCACCGCGCTGGAGAACGTGATGCTGGCGATGGAACTGGCCGGGCAGATTGGCGACGCGCGCGCGCGGGCCGAGCAGACCCTGTCCGAGGTGGGGCTGGGGGAACGCCTGGGCCATTATCCGCGTCAGCTGTCCGGTGGCGAGCAGCAGCGGGTCGCCCTGGCGCGGGCCTTCGCCGTTCAGCCCCGCATCTTGTTTGCGGACGAACCCACCGGCAATCTGGACGAGCGCACGGGCGCCCAGGTCATCGACCTCATGTTCCGCATGCGCGAGGCGCACGACGCCAGCCTGGTGCTGGTGACGCATGATCCATCCCTGGCCGGACGTTGCGAACGGCGCCTGCGCCTCGAGGAAGGCGTACTGAAGGAGGTGCCGTGA
- a CDS encoding FtsX-like permease family protein has translation MRRLLRLVLRDLRRDLATPDLRLMVLAVVIAVGAVSAVGFFSDRVNQAMRLQGAELLAADLVVSGPAAAAPAFADQARELGLRVAHLITFPSVVLGPQRPVLVEVKSASDAYPLRGKLRISETAYGPETAVQAIPAPGSVWVEPRLLTTLGLKVGDTLSLGRTHFRITRALRYEPDRSGNLFALAPQVLLNAADLQATGLLTPASRAHFRLLVAGKPAAVRDFRAWVKPRLQPGERLLGLKDARPEMRQALERAGRFLNLAALLAVLLGGAAVAVTARQFAEREADATAILRTLGATRRTVLALMTLRLTGLGVLASAAGAVLGYVAQLVLADTLSRWFTDSLPAPGAWPWLTALATGLLMLLGFALPSVLRLGRVSPLRVLRNELGGISASSWAVLLAALGTMSALLAWQVADAALVKWAILGMLAALAVLWLAAQVLLRGVEWGLRGLGLRWRFAVSRLARARGLGGVQLTALGVGLAALLLLTLVRNDLLAGWQHSLPAKAPNQFLINIQPRDVDALKAFFKSQSLTAPKIYPMIRGRYISHNGRPVHPDAFGDARARRLAEREFNLSWTAEPAPDNHVIAGQWWSDTQSDPRQFSVEEGLAKTLGIKLGDTLTFEVAGVPVSGRVTSLRQVQWDSFRVNFFVVAPPGLLQDYPATWITSFYLPPQHDELLNKLVSRFPSVTVLDVRALISQVRSIMDQASRAVQFVFLFTLLAGLLVLIAALNATRSERRQEIALQRALGARRRVVLLGALLEFGTLGVLAGVMASAAATVLGYVLARQVFEFDYVADPRLWLVGLTGGVVGALAVGYWGTQRVLRLTPLSVLRSGS, from the coding sequence GTGAGACGGTTGCTGCGTCTCGTGCTGCGCGATCTGCGCCGCGATCTCGCCACGCCCGACCTGCGGTTGATGGTGCTGGCGGTGGTGATCGCCGTGGGGGCGGTGAGTGCGGTCGGTTTTTTCAGCGACCGGGTCAACCAGGCCATGCGCCTGCAGGGCGCCGAATTGCTGGCCGCCGATCTCGTGGTGAGCGGCCCGGCTGCGGCGGCTCCCGCATTCGCCGATCAGGCCCGTGAGCTGGGATTGCGGGTCGCACACCTGATCACCTTCCCCAGCGTGGTGCTGGGTCCCCAACGCCCCGTGCTGGTGGAGGTGAAGTCGGCCAGTGATGCTTATCCGCTGCGGGGCAAGCTGCGCATCAGTGAAACCGCTTACGGCCCCGAGACGGCGGTGCAGGCCATCCCGGCACCGGGCAGCGTCTGGGTGGAGCCCCGTTTGCTCACCACCCTGGGCCTCAAGGTGGGGGATACCCTGAGCCTGGGACGCACACATTTTCGAATCACCCGCGCCCTGCGCTACGAACCCGACCGCAGCGGTAACCTGTTCGCACTGGCGCCGCAGGTGTTGCTCAATGCCGCCGATCTGCAGGCCACCGGTCTGCTCACCCCGGCAAGCCGCGCGCACTTCCGTCTGCTGGTCGCGGGCAAACCCGCCGCGGTGCGGGATTTTCGCGCCTGGGTCAAACCCCGTCTGCAACCGGGCGAGCGGCTGCTCGGACTCAAGGACGCACGTCCGGAGATGCGTCAGGCCCTGGAGCGGGCGGGGCGGTTTCTCAATCTGGCCGCCTTGCTGGCGGTGCTGCTCGGCGGTGCGGCGGTGGCGGTGACGGCGCGCCAGTTCGCCGAACGCGAGGCCGACGCCACGGCCATTTTGCGCACTTTGGGTGCCACGCGGCGGACCGTGCTGGCGCTGATGACGTTAAGGCTCACGGGCCTGGGGGTGCTGGCCAGCGCCGCAGGCGCGGTGCTGGGCTATGTCGCGCAACTTGTGCTGGCGGATACGCTTTCCCGCTGGTTCACCGACAGCCTGCCGGCGCCCGGCGCCTGGCCGTGGCTGACGGCGCTGGCCACCGGCTTGCTCATGCTGCTCGGCTTCGCGCTGCCCAGCGTGCTGCGTCTGGGCCGGGTGTCGCCGCTGCGGGTACTGCGTAACGAACTCGGCGGCATCTCGGCTTCCAGTTGGGCGGTGCTGCTCGCCGCGCTCGGCACCATGAGTGCACTGCTCGCCTGGCAGGTGGCGGATGCCGCGCTGGTGAAGTGGGCCATACTGGGCATGCTCGCGGCCCTGGCCGTGCTGTGGCTGGCGGCCCAGGTCCTGTTGCGCGGCGTCGAATGGGGGCTGCGCGGGCTGGGCCTGCGCTGGCGGTTCGCCGTCTCGCGTCTGGCCCGTGCGCGCGGCCTGGGCGGCGTGCAGCTGACCGCCCTGGGAGTGGGGCTTGCCGCGCTGCTGCTCCTGACCCTGGTGCGCAACGACCTGCTGGCGGGCTGGCAGCACAGCCTGCCAGCCAAGGCGCCGAATCAGTTTTTGATCAACATTCAGCCGCGGGACGTCGACGCCCTCAAGGCCTTTTTCAAGTCGCAGAGCCTGACGGCGCCCAAGATCTATCCCATGATCCGCGGGCGCTATATTTCGCACAACGGCAGACCGGTGCATCCCGACGCCTTCGGGGATGCGCGCGCCCGGCGTCTGGCGGAGCGAGAGTTCAATCTGTCCTGGACGGCGGAGCCCGCGCCGGACAATCACGTCATCGCCGGTCAATGGTGGTCGGACACGCAATCCGACCCGCGGCAGTTTTCGGTCGAGGAGGGTCTGGCCAAGACGCTCGGTATCAAGCTGGGCGACACGCTTACCTTCGAGGTGGCGGGCGTTCCGGTCAGCGGGCGGGTCACGAGTCTGCGCCAGGTGCAATGGGATTCCTTCCGGGTGAATTTCTTCGTGGTGGCGCCGCCCGGTTTGCTGCAGGACTATCCGGCCACCTGGATCACCAGTTTCTATCTGCCGCCGCAACACGACGAACTGCTCAACAAGCTGGTCAGCCGTTTCCCGAGCGTAACGGTGCTCGACGTGCGCGCGCTCATCAGCCAGGTACGCAGCATCATGGACCAGGCGAGCCGGGCTGTGCAGTTCGTGTTTTTGTTCACCCTGCTCGCGGGGCTGCTGGTGCTGATCGCGGCGCTGAACGCCACGCGCAGTGAACGCCGCCAGGAGATCGCCCTGCAGCGCGCGCTCGGGGCGCGCCGCCGCGTGGTGTTGCTGGGTGCCCTGCTGGAGTTCGGGACCCTGGGCGTGCTGGCCGGTGTGATGGCCTCCGCTGCCGCGACGGTGCTCGGCTACGTGCTGGCGCGACAGGTGTTCGAATTCGATTACGTTGCTGACCCCCGTTTATGGCTCGTTGGTTTGACCGGCGGGGTGGTTGGCGCCCTTGCCGTGGGCTATTGGGGTACGCAGCGGGTGCTGCGCCTGACGCCGTTGAGCGTGCTCCGCTCGGGCTCCTGA
- the relA gene encoding GTP diphosphokinase has translation MRHSRHHTTSPGDAATVIAPDRYLADPEARPLVERALALLQEYADQDETRPRSIQVADLLIDLGADQTTLLTALLSDPRLRDRLPDDAIQQEFGDTIAGLVRNVNWLNTFRECREDSFQAPEQAEHLRRMLLAMVDDVRAVLIKLGYRVIRLRILPRQSYETRRCIARETLDIYAPLANRLGLGQLKWELEDLAFRYLEPQVYKRLAKSLEENRVGRERYIQDFIGRLKAALTTEGIEAQVLGRPKHIYSIWKKMQRKHLNFEELYDIRAVRVITDKIAGCYTALGVVHSLWTHIPKEFDDYIAHPKENGYQSLHTAVVGPQGKVVEVQIRTPEMHEFAEHGVAAHWRYKEGGKQDQALDRAINSLRHLLEHRDDDAELLESFHTELFTDRVFVLTPRGDVIDMPQGSTPLDFAYAIHTDVGNRCRGAKVNGRIVPLTYQLHNGEQVEVLTGKQASPSRDWYNPGSGYLNTARARQKVRHWFSQQDRERNLADGRALLERECSRFGVTAPDLPALQRRFHAQSEEELLLALGRGDISQAQLATALQPVEAPRLVPAAPKRPSRKKPKGKGVQVRGVGNLLVQFARCCKPVPGDPIVGFITRGKGVTIHRQDCPNILKMPEEKRNRLIEVDWGGAAQTYTADLHIEAFDRQGLLRDITAVLSNEKVNVMSANTRTNADDQMVVMDLNVEIEDSVQLSRVLARIAQLPNVLTAQRRHLAG, from the coding sequence ATGCGACACAGCCGTCATCACACGACCAGTCCCGGTGACGCGGCCACCGTCATCGCGCCGGACCGTTACCTCGCCGATCCCGAGGCGAGGCCGCTGGTCGAACGCGCCCTGGCGCTGTTGCAGGAATACGCGGACCAGGACGAAACCCGTCCGCGCAGCATTCAGGTGGCTGACCTGCTGATCGACCTGGGTGCAGACCAGACGACGCTGCTCACCGCCCTGCTCAGTGATCCGCGCCTGCGCGACCGGCTGCCGGACGATGCCATCCAGCAGGAGTTCGGCGATACCATCGCCGGCCTGGTGCGCAACGTCAATTGGCTGAACACCTTCCGCGAATGCCGCGAGGACAGCTTCCAGGCGCCGGAGCAGGCCGAGCATCTGCGCCGCATGCTGCTGGCGATGGTGGACGACGTGCGCGCGGTGCTGATCAAGCTCGGCTACCGCGTGATCCGGCTGCGCATCCTGCCGCGCCAGTCCTATGAGACCCGACGCTGCATCGCCCGCGAAACGCTGGACATCTATGCGCCGCTGGCCAACCGCCTCGGTCTCGGTCAGCTCAAATGGGAACTGGAGGATCTCGCCTTCCGCTATCTCGAACCCCAAGTCTACAAGCGGCTGGCCAAGTCGCTGGAAGAGAACCGGGTCGGGCGCGAGCGTTACATCCAGGACTTTATCGGACGCCTGAAGGCTGCGCTCACGACGGAGGGCATCGAGGCGCAGGTGCTGGGGCGGCCCAAGCACATCTACAGCATCTGGAAAAAGATGCAGCGCAAGCACCTCAACTTCGAGGAGTTGTACGACATTCGCGCGGTGCGCGTCATCACCGACAAGATCGCCGGCTGTTATACCGCACTCGGTGTCGTGCACAGCCTGTGGACGCATATCCCCAAGGAATTCGACGATTACATCGCCCATCCCAAGGAGAACGGCTATCAGTCCCTGCACACCGCGGTGGTCGGTCCCCAGGGCAAGGTGGTCGAGGTGCAGATTCGCACGCCCGAGATGCACGAGTTCGCCGAACACGGTGTGGCTGCGCACTGGCGATACAAGGAAGGGGGCAAGCAGGATCAGGCCCTGGACCGCGCCATCAACTCGTTGCGCCATCTGCTCGAACACCGCGACGACGACGCCGAGCTGCTGGAAAGTTTCCACACCGAGCTGTTCACGGACCGGGTGTTCGTGCTCACGCCGCGCGGTGACGTGATCGATATGCCGCAGGGCTCCACGCCACTCGATTTCGCCTACGCGATCCACACCGACGTGGGCAATCGCTGCCGGGGCGCCAAGGTCAACGGCCGCATCGTGCCGCTGACCTATCAACTGCACAACGGCGAGCAGGTGGAGGTACTTACCGGCAAGCAGGCCTCACCCAGCCGCGACTGGTACAACCCCGGCTCGGGTTATCTGAACACGGCCCGGGCCCGGCAGAAGGTGCGCCACTGGTTCTCCCAGCAGGACCGCGAGCGCAACCTGGCGGACGGGCGTGCCCTGCTGGAACGGGAGTGCAGCCGCTTCGGGGTGACGGCTCCCGACCTGCCCGCATTGCAGCGCCGGTTTCACGCCCAAAGCGAAGAGGAATTGCTGCTGGCGCTGGGGCGCGGGGATATCAGCCAGGCCCAGCTGGCCACGGCATTGCAGCCGGTCGAGGCGCCGCGTCTGGTGCCGGCCGCCCCCAAGCGCCCGTCACGCAAAAAGCCCAAGGGCAAGGGCGTTCAGGTGCGCGGCGTCGGCAACCTGCTGGTGCAGTTTGCGCGCTGCTGCAAGCCGGTGCCTGGCGATCCCATCGTCGGCTTCATCACGCGCGGCAAGGGTGTGACCATCCACCGCCAGGATTGCCCGAACATCCTCAAGATGCCGGAGGAGAAGCGCAACCGGCTGATCGAGGTCGACTGGGGCGGCGCGGCGCAGACCTATACTGCCGATCTGCATATCGAGGCCTTCGACCGTCAGGGACTGCTGCGCGACATCACGGCCGTGCTGTCCAACGAAAAGGTCAACGTGATGTCGGCCAATACCCGCACCAACGCGGACGACCAGATGGTGGTGATGGATCTCAATGTCGAGATCGAGGACAGCGTGCAGTTGTCGCGGGTGCTTGCCCGCATCGCCCAGCTGCCCAATGTCCTCACCGCGCAGCGCCGGCACCTTGCCGGCTGA
- a CDS encoding histidine phosphatase family protein, whose product MKHLALLRHAKSSWDDPGQSDFERPLNKRGRHDAPEMGRRLKKHGYNFDLVLASPAQRVRETLALLAETFPFDGQAITWVDTIYEADPDTLLQVVRECPGEAERVLMVGHNPGFTLLGNRLCGMAIDNVPTCGFLDMTLDIGAWPEASPGCARLVRFDYPKRKAD is encoded by the coding sequence ATGAAACACCTCGCCCTGCTGCGCCATGCCAAATCGAGCTGGGACGATCCCGGGCAAAGCGATTTCGAACGCCCCCTGAACAAACGCGGTCGCCATGACGCCCCCGAAATGGGCCGGCGGCTGAAAAAACATGGATACAACTTCGACCTCGTCCTGGCCAGCCCTGCGCAACGCGTGCGCGAGACGCTCGCCCTGCTCGCCGAAACCTTCCCCTTCGACGGACAGGCGATTACCTGGGTGGACACCATTTACGAGGCCGATCCGGACACCCTGCTGCAGGTCGTTCGCGAATGCCCCGGTGAGGCGGAACGGGTGTTGATGGTGGGGCACAACCCCGGCTTTACCCTGCTCGGCAACCGGCTGTGCGGCATGGCCATCGACAATGTGCCGACCTGCGGGTTTCTGGACATGACGCTGGACATTGGCGCCTGGCCGGAGGCCTCACCGGGCTGTGCCCGACTGGTGCGATTCGACTATCCCAAACGCAAAGCCGACTGA
- a CDS encoding metalloregulator ArsR/SmtB family transcription factor — MVDPSVLFKALADMTRLRSLVLLQQEGELCVCELIYALGGIAQPKLSKHLAVLREAGLVQVRREGLWVFYHIAPQLPGWIAEVLQKTGAGLAEQEPYRSDRTTLHAMVDRPRSSCCA; from the coding sequence ATGGTCGATCCCTCCGTATTGTTCAAGGCGCTTGCCGATATGACGCGGCTGCGTTCCCTGGTGCTCCTGCAGCAGGAAGGGGAGCTGTGCGTTTGCGAGCTGATTTATGCATTGGGCGGAATCGCGCAGCCGAAGCTGTCCAAGCATCTTGCCGTGTTGCGCGAGGCCGGTCTGGTTCAGGTCAGGCGCGAGGGGCTGTGGGTGTTCTACCACATCGCGCCGCAACTGCCCGGTTGGATAGCGGAGGTCCTGCAAAAAACCGGGGCGGGGTTGGCGGAACAGGAGCCCTACCGGTCGGATCGCACCACGCTTCATGCCATGGTCGATCGGCCACGCTCGAGTTGCTGTGCCTGA
- a CDS encoding ArsI/CadI family heavy metal resistance metalloenzyme: MSKFHIHIAVEDLQQNVTFYSAVFGCEPSVLKDDYAKWALEDPRLNFAISTRGSKPGLDHVGLQAENDAELSAMQSRLEAAGIKGLTQKGTTCCYAQSDKYWTVDPQGIAWESFHSLGEAPVFGEQPSNAEEGSACCTPDLGGCCG, from the coding sequence ATGAGCAAGTTTCATATTCACATTGCGGTCGAAGACCTGCAGCAGAACGTCACCTTCTATTCGGCGGTTTTCGGTTGCGAGCCGAGCGTGCTCAAGGATGACTACGCCAAATGGGCCCTGGAGGACCCGCGGCTCAATTTCGCCATTTCCACCCGCGGCAGCAAGCCGGGGCTGGACCATGTCGGTTTGCAGGCAGAGAACGACGCCGAACTGAGCGCGATGCAGTCGCGCCTCGAGGCCGCCGGCATCAAGGGGCTGACCCAGAAAGGTACGACCTGCTGCTACGCCCAATCGGACAAGTACTGGACGGTCGATCCCCAGGGAATCGCCTGGGAGTCGTTCCACAGTCTGGGCGAGGCGCCGGTATTCGGCGAACAGCCCAGTAATGCCGAGGAAGGTTCCGCGTGCTGCACGCCTGACCTTGGCGGTTGCTGCGGTTAA
- a CDS encoding permease, with protein sequence MFEALANLLIYRWAGLDPDTHLGAALHFFVQDTAKIFFLLFAVIYVMGLLRAMLSPERVRDYVRGRPTWLARAFAVGLGAFTPFCSCSSVPLFIGFVEAGIPLGVTFSFLIASPMINEVAAVLLVGILGWKLAALYVLAGLVVAWFGGILMARFRPERWVEDYVWNIQMGQVERTAPDTSLLGRHRYAWHEVREIVGRIWKWVLAGIALGALFHGYVPAEWVVRHLGGHNWLAVPMAVLVGVPLYSNATGVIPVAQALLGKGVAVGTTLALMMSVAALSLPEMLILRKVIRWPALALYAAVLAVSFMFVGWGFNALT encoded by the coding sequence ATGTTCGAGGCGCTGGCAAACCTGTTGATTTACCGCTGGGCCGGTCTGGATCCCGATACCCACCTGGGGGCGGCGCTGCATTTCTTCGTCCAGGACACGGCGAAAATATTCTTTTTGCTGTTCGCCGTGATCTACGTGATGGGGCTGCTGCGCGCCATGCTGTCTCCAGAACGGGTCAGGGATTACGTACGCGGCCGGCCCACCTGGCTGGCACGGGCGTTCGCCGTCGGCCTGGGCGCCTTTACGCCGTTTTGTTCGTGTTCGTCGGTGCCGTTGTTCATCGGATTCGTGGAGGCCGGCATACCGCTGGGTGTGACCTTCTCGTTTCTGATCGCCAGCCCGATGATCAACGAAGTGGCGGCGGTGCTCCTGGTCGGCATACTGGGTTGGAAGCTTGCCGCCCTTTATGTTCTGGCGGGGCTGGTGGTGGCCTGGTTCGGCGGCATCCTGATGGCGCGGTTCAGGCCCGAGCGCTGGGTCGAAGACTATGTCTGGAACATCCAGATGGGGCAGGTGGAGCGTACCGCGCCCGACACCAGCCTGTTGGGTCGCCACCGCTACGCCTGGCATGAAGTCAGGGAGATCGTCGGGCGTATCTGGAAGTGGGTGCTGGCCGGGATTGCCCTGGGGGCCCTGTTTCACGGTTACGTGCCGGCCGAATGGGTGGTCCGTCATCTGGGCGGGCACAACTGGCTGGCGGTCCCCATGGCGGTGCTCGTCGGGGTGCCGTTGTACTCCAACGCGACCGGCGTGATTCCCGTCGCCCAGGCATTACTGGGCAAGGGGGTTGCTGTAGGCACCACGCTGGCGCTGATGATGAGCGTGGCGGCCTTGTCGCTGCCCGAAATGCTGATCCTGCGCAAGGTGATCCGATGGCCCGCGCTGGCGTTGTACGCGGCGGTGCTGGCGGTCTCGTTCATGTTCGTTGGCTGGGGGTTCAACGCCCTGACCTGA
- a CDS encoding thioredoxin family protein — protein sequence MKHVKVLGSGCANCKATAKLIEEVARAAGTEIEVEKVEDVADIMRYGVMSTPGVVIDDKVVHAGGVPDRRVVEQWFS from the coding sequence ATGAAACACGTTAAGGTATTGGGCAGCGGTTGTGCGAACTGCAAGGCCACGGCCAAATTGATCGAGGAGGTGGCCAGGGCCGCCGGGACCGAGATCGAGGTCGAAAAGGTCGAGGACGTCGCGGACATCATGCGTTACGGCGTCATGTCGACGCCGGGTGTCGTCATCGACGACAAGGTGGTGCATGCGGGCGGCGTGCCGGATCGGCGGGTGGTCGAGCAGTGGTTCAGTTGA
- the hisI gene encoding phosphoribosyl-AMP cyclohydrolase, whose translation MSEQSNQAGTVAWEAFRERIKFDDQGLIPAIAQQHDTGEVLMMAWMNRESLDETLDTGRVCYWSRSRGRLWRKGETSGQVQRLVELRVDCDADTLLLLVDQTGPACHTGRRSCFYHAVRDGQVEIISEPLIDPDELYSS comes from the coding sequence ATGAGCGAGCAATCAAATCAAGCCGGGACGGTCGCTTGGGAGGCATTCCGGGAGCGGATCAAGTTCGATGACCAGGGCCTGATTCCCGCCATCGCGCAGCAGCACGATACCGGCGAGGTGCTCATGATGGCCTGGATGAATCGCGAGTCGCTGGACGAAACGCTCGACACGGGCCGGGTATGTTACTGGTCGCGTTCGCGCGGACGGCTGTGGCGCAAAGGTGAAACGTCCGGCCAGGTTCAGCGCCTGGTGGAACTGCGTGTGGATTGCGATGCCGACACGCTGCTGCTGCTGGTCGACCAGACCGGACCGGCCTGTCACACGGGGCGGCGCAGCTGTTTTTATCATGCGGTCCGCGACGGACAGGTTGAGATCATCAGCGAGCCCCTGATCGATCCCGACGAACTGTACTCGAGCTGA
- a CDS encoding alkaline phosphatase family protein: MQTNTPIKHVVVIFQENVSFDHYFATYPHAKNPAGAPRFVARKGTPEVNGLNATLLNHNPNSANPERLGRDEALTCDQDHHYGDEQRAFDGGLMDKFVEYTNRESCSSPEISKPGLVMDYYDGNTVTALWNYAQHFAMSDNSFDTTFGPSTPGALNLVSGQTWGAISTEPATDTYGVVSPDANGVGTVINDPNPTYDDCSSSKYPTVSMIDSDKNVGNLLNAKGITWGWFEGGFRPTSRDANGKAVCGATHTNIGGATVTDYIPHHEPFQYYKSTSNPHHLPPSSVAMIGRQDQANHQYDLKDFWAAVDAGNLPAVSFLKASGYQDGHAGYSDPLDEQTFLVQTINRLQKSKDWKSTAVIIAYDDSDGWYDHVMGPIVNQSSDPANDALTDSSCGTAAAGAHQDRCGYGPRLPLLVISPWAKQNYVDHSVTDQSSILRFIEDNWGLGRIDQSFDQKAGSLMGMFDFAHRHGHDRRLLLDPTTGQPQRLSWYGDHDGYGM, translated from the coding sequence ATGCAAACGAATACGCCCATCAAGCATGTGGTTGTCATTTTCCAGGAAAACGTTTCTTTCGATCATTACTTCGCCACCTATCCCCACGCGAAAAACCCGGCCGGCGCGCCGCGTTTCGTGGCCCGCAAGGGAACGCCCGAGGTCAACGGCCTCAACGCGACCCTGCTGAATCACAACCCCAACAGCGCCAATCCGGAGCGTCTGGGACGTGACGAGGCTCTGACCTGCGACCAGGACCATCACTACGGCGACGAGCAGCGTGCGTTCGACGGCGGCCTGATGGACAAGTTCGTGGAATACACCAATCGTGAATCCTGCAGCTCACCGGAGATCAGCAAGCCCGGCCTGGTGATGGACTACTACGACGGCAATACGGTGACGGCGTTGTGGAACTACGCCCAGCACTTCGCCATGAGCGACAACTCGTTCGACACCACCTTCGGTCCTTCCACGCCCGGCGCGCTGAACCTGGTGTCCGGCCAGACCTGGGGTGCGATCTCGACCGAGCCGGCCACCGACACCTACGGTGTGGTGAGCCCGGACGCGAACGGCGTCGGCACGGTGATCAACGATCCCAATCCCACCTATGACGACTGCTCGAGCAGCAAGTACCCGACCGTGTCCATGATCGACAGCGACAAGAACGTCGGCAATCTGCTCAACGCCAAGGGCATCACCTGGGGCTGGTTCGAAGGCGGTTTCCGTCCCACCAGCCGGGACGCCAACGGCAAGGCGGTGTGCGGTGCGACCCATACCAACATCGGCGGCGCCACGGTGACCGACTACATCCCGCACCACGAGCCCTTCCAGTACTACAAGTCCACCTCGAATCCCCATCACCTGCCGCCGAGCTCGGTGGCCATGATCGGGCGTCAGGATCAGGCGAACCATCAGTACGACCTGAAGGACTTCTGGGCCGCGGTGGACGCGGGCAACCTGCCGGCGGTCAGCTTCCTGAAGGCCTCCGGGTATCAGGACGGACATGCGGGTTATTCCGATCCGCTGGACGAGCAGACCTTCCTGGTGCAGACCATCAACCGCCTGCAGAAGTCCAAGGACTGGAAGAGCACCGCCGTCATCATCGCCTATGACGACTCCGACGGCTGGTACGACCACGTGATGGGTCCGATCGTGAATCAGTCCAGTGATCCGGCCAACGATGCCCTGACTGACAGCAGCTGCGGTACCGCTGCCGCCGGTGCGCATCAGGATCGCTGCGGTTACGGTCCGCGCCTGCCGCTGCTGGTGATCTCGCCCTGGGCGAAGCAGAACTACGTCGATCACAGCGTGACCGACCAGTCGTCCATTCTGCGTTTCATCGAGGACAACTGGGGCCTGGGCCGTATCGATCAGTCCTTCGACCAGAAGGCCGGCTCGCTGATGGGCATGTTCGACTTCGCACATCGTCACGGCCATGACCGTCGTCTGCTGCTGGATCCGACCACCGGTCAGCCTCAGCGGCTGTCGTGGTACGGCGACCACGACGGTTACGGTATGTAA